A window of Sphingobacterium sp. SRCM116780 contains these coding sequences:
- a CDS encoding metal-sulfur cluster assembly factor, whose product MSIIILDKLNIAASIQEALETVYDPELKPANIVDLGLVYEIITKENGTAKIVMTLTAPGCPVAGQIMDEVQSKVAALPGVTEALVELTFDPPWTKDMMSEEAKLELGFL is encoded by the coding sequence ATGAGTATTATAATTCTAGATAAATTAAATATTGCAGCAAGCATCCAAGAGGCTCTAGAAACAGTCTATGACCCAGAATTAAAACCGGCGAACATCGTTGATTTAGGGTTGGTGTATGAAATTATCACAAAAGAAAATGGCACTGCAAAAATCGTAATGACATTAACTGCTCCGGGTTGTCCTGTTGCAGGTCAAATTATGGACGAAGTGCAAAGCAAAGTTGCGGCGCTTCCTGGCGTAACGGAAGCTCTTGTTGAGTTAACATTTGATCCGCCATGGACAAAAGATATGATGAGTGAAGAAGCAAAATTGGAATTAGGCTTTCTATAA
- a CDS encoding glycosyltransferase, translating into MRILIIHTFYQNPGGEDTVFQQESELLAIDNDVLTLTFQNKKGWKGALQTLFSFWNLAAAYRVRDTIKEFKPEVIHIHNTHYASGPIILRSIHNMGIPLVMTLHNFRLICPSAILYHDHELFLASIQEKFPWTAVKKKVMDHSTIKTFILALNYWFHRKIGTWNSVNRYITLSSFAKKLFTSSTLTIDPNKFVIKPNFTFPIDMSSLSFEDYFIYIGRLTEEKGILNLLEAFAKVDYKILIIGDGELKQSVQHAAQQHTNIHYLGFKSREDIIPLVEKAEALIVPSLWFEGMPMTILEAFSVGTPVIGSDIGALSELILPNRTGLLFNPQHVESMLTTLTCWKNYSQQEKFNIRQTTKEFYFSNFTPTENKKQLLQIYQEAIHDKKKIS; encoded by the coding sequence ATGCGCATTCTTATCATCCATACTTTCTATCAGAACCCAGGGGGTGAAGACACTGTTTTTCAGCAAGAGAGTGAATTACTTGCTATAGATAATGATGTCTTAACCTTAACTTTTCAAAATAAAAAAGGATGGAAAGGTGCTTTGCAAACACTTTTTTCTTTTTGGAATTTAGCGGCAGCATATCGTGTAAGGGATACGATTAAAGAATTTAAACCAGAGGTCATCCATATCCACAATACGCATTATGCAAGTGGTCCTATTATTTTGAGATCTATTCATAATATGGGGATTCCTTTAGTTATGACGCTTCACAATTTTCGCCTTATTTGCCCTTCAGCAATTCTGTATCATGATCACGAATTATTTTTAGCTAGCATTCAGGAAAAATTTCCTTGGACAGCCGTAAAAAAGAAAGTCATGGATCATTCTACTATCAAAACCTTCATTTTAGCATTGAACTATTGGTTTCATCGCAAAATAGGAACATGGAATAGCGTCAACCGTTATATTACCTTATCAAGTTTTGCAAAAAAATTATTTACAAGCTCTACTTTAACTATTGATCCAAATAAATTCGTCATCAAACCTAATTTTACTTTTCCTATCGACATGTCTTCATTGTCTTTTGAAGATTATTTTATTTACATTGGTAGACTCACAGAAGAAAAAGGAATATTAAACTTGTTAGAAGCATTTGCTAAAGTGGATTACAAAATCCTGATCATAGGTGACGGTGAATTGAAGCAGTCTGTTCAGCATGCGGCACAACAACATACGAATATTCACTATTTAGGTTTCAAATCACGTGAAGATATTATCCCTTTAGTAGAAAAGGCAGAAGCATTAATTGTTCCATCGCTATGGTTTGAAGGAATGCCAATGACTATCTTAGAAGCTTTTTCTGTTGGTACTCCTGTTATAGGAAGTGATATTGGAGCATTAAGTGAACTGATTCTTCCAAACAGAACAGGTCTATTATTTAATCCACAGCATGTGGAAAGTATGTTAACAACGTTGACTTGTTGGAAAAACTATAGTCAGCAAGAAAAATTTAACATTAGACAAACAACAAAAGAATTCTATTTTAGTAATTTTACACCTACAGAAAATAAAAAGCAATTATTACAAATATATCAGGAAGCAATTCATGATAAAAAGAAAATATCATAA
- a CDS encoding polyprenyl synthetase family protein encodes MQHLQKLIFDSIQNSQFPNQPSNLYDPIRYFLSLGGKRIRPALTLMAAEMFGIKDITDAVPAAKSIEFFHNFSLIHDDVMDKAPLRRGKETVHEKWDLNVAILSGDGLLVKAYVELANCPPIYISDLLKTFNRIAIEVCEGQQMDMDYEQADHITMFQYIEMIRLKTSVLLGGALQMGAILANASLEDQKLIYEFGENIGIAFQLQDDVLDAYGNPETFGKQIGGDILINKKTYLLVKLMELIVEEDKQILQELLNATTANNPNKLEGILDLYRKYDVKILADQLKDDFTQKAFERLSALSIPNDKKEALITLSNQLLIREQ; translated from the coding sequence ATGCAGCATTTACAGAAACTAATCTTTGACTCGATTCAAAACAGTCAATTTCCGAATCAACCTTCCAATTTGTATGATCCAATTCGTTACTTTTTAAGTCTGGGAGGGAAACGTATCAGACCTGCTTTAACTTTAATGGCTGCTGAAATGTTTGGGATTAAAGATATTACAGATGCTGTTCCTGCCGCAAAGTCTATTGAGTTTTTTCATAATTTCTCACTCATACATGATGATGTTATGGATAAAGCGCCATTGCGGAGAGGAAAGGAAACAGTTCATGAGAAATGGGATTTGAATGTTGCTATTCTTTCTGGTGATGGTTTATTAGTGAAAGCTTATGTCGAATTAGCAAACTGTCCACCTATCTATATCTCCGATTTGCTGAAAACGTTTAACCGAATAGCAATCGAAGTATGTGAAGGACAACAAATGGATATGGATTATGAGCAGGCAGATCATATTACCATGTTTCAATATATCGAAATGATCAGGTTGAAAACTTCTGTATTATTAGGCGGAGCATTACAGATGGGAGCTATATTAGCAAATGCTAGTCTTGAAGATCAAAAACTGATTTACGAGTTTGGTGAAAATATTGGAATAGCTTTTCAACTTCAAGATGATGTATTAGACGCATATGGTAATCCTGAAACCTTCGGTAAACAAATAGGTGGTGATATTTTGATCAACAAGAAGACCTATCTTTTAGTCAAATTAATGGAACTTATTGTAGAAGAAGACAAGCAGATTCTTCAAGAATTATTAAACGCTACAACAGCGAATAATCCGAATAAGTTGGAAGGTATATTAGATCTATATCGTAAATATGATGTTAAGATATTAGCAGATCAATTGAAAGATGATTTTACGCAAAAAGCATTTGAAAGATTATCTGCTCTTAGTATACCAAATGATAAAAAAGAAGCGTTAATAACATTGTCGAATCAACTACTCATTAGAGAGCAATAA
- a CDS encoding amidohydrolase — protein MEPLKVTIFQAYLFWENVDKNLSNLALKLSNLREKTDLIILPEMFNTGFTNNVEKCAETSDGKTMQWLFQMSHDLNCVIAGSLIITENGKYFNRFVWMSPDGTYVKYDKRHLFAMAKENEYFTAGYERIIVNIRGWKICPMVCYDLRFPVWSRNVNSAYDLLVYTANWPDKRSSHWRTLIPARAIENQAFVIGVNRVGHDGNDIYYSGGSMCISPLGDVVYYKPEDEDLYTFTIHPKDLQEARETFPFLQDADSFTIE, from the coding sequence ATGGAACCGTTAAAAGTAACAATCTTTCAAGCATACCTTTTTTGGGAAAACGTTGATAAAAACTTGAGCAATCTTGCTCTTAAACTATCAAATCTGAGAGAAAAAACGGATCTCATTATCTTACCTGAAATGTTTAACACTGGATTCACAAATAATGTGGAGAAATGTGCCGAAACATCAGATGGAAAAACCATGCAATGGTTATTTCAAATGTCTCATGACTTAAATTGTGTTATTGCTGGATCTTTAATTATTACTGAAAACGGAAAGTATTTTAATCGGTTTGTGTGGATGTCTCCAGATGGAACCTATGTGAAATATGATAAACGTCATTTATTTGCGATGGCGAAAGAAAATGAATATTTTACCGCTGGATATGAACGTATTATAGTTAATATTAGAGGTTGGAAAATCTGTCCAATGGTTTGTTATGATTTAAGATTCCCAGTATGGTCTAGAAACGTAAATAGTGCTTATGATTTACTTGTTTACACGGCCAATTGGCCTGATAAGCGCTCTTCTCATTGGCGTACTTTAATTCCTGCTCGAGCGATTGAAAATCAAGCTTTTGTTATTGGGGTAAACCGTGTAGGACATGATGGAAATGATATTTATTATTCTGGAGGATCTATGTGTATCTCACCTTTAGGAGATGTGGTTTATTATAAACCTGAAGATGAAGACTTGTATACTTTTACCATTCACCCCAAAGATCTTCAAGAAGCCCGAGAAACTTTCCCATTTTTACAAGACGCAGATTCTTTTACAATAGAATAG
- a CDS encoding MarR family winged helix-turn-helix transcriptional regulator — MLNEDLIGKVEFYDFLTGKATTAISRRMQRNLKDVGINITAEQWSILYNLWQEEGLTQQELATRTFRDKPSITRLINNLEKLNLVIRVNDKEDRRSNLIYLTKAARKLKEMGMQQANKTIAEALDGVCSESIDMAQLTLQQVICNLRK; from the coding sequence ATGCTAAATGAAGATTTAATTGGAAAAGTAGAATTCTATGATTTTCTAACAGGTAAAGCAACTACGGCAATATCGCGTAGGATGCAGCGTAATTTAAAGGATGTGGGAATCAATATTACGGCTGAACAATGGAGTATTCTGTACAATTTATGGCAAGAAGAAGGACTGACACAACAAGAGTTAGCTACTCGAACTTTTAGAGACAAACCTAGCATTACGAGATTAATTAACAATTTGGAAAAATTAAATTTAGTGATTCGGGTAAATGATAAAGAAGATCGTAGGTCTAATTTGATTTATTTAACTAAGGCTGCTCGAAAACTGAAGGAAATGGGGATGCAGCAGGCGAATAAAACTATTGCAGAAGCTTTAGATGGCGTATGTTCTGAGTCTATTGATATGGCTCAATTAACTTTGCAGCAAGTGATTTGTAATTTAAGAAAATAA
- a CDS encoding FMN-binding glutamate synthase family protein, whose protein sequence is MTVRKLILGTMIVINLIIISFGLIFTPQWFWLLVIPMPLLFVALYHSFQHKHAILRNYPLVGYFRYFFESIRPELRQYFWESDTDGRPFNRRQRSIVYQRAKNQRETVAFGMQTDPQAVGNEWAAHSVFPCHIESHDLRTTVGNESCKHPYSLSVFNISAMSYGALSKTAITALNKGAQLQNFAHNTGEGGISDYHNSGGDLIWQVGTGYFGCRTHDGKFDAELYREKTSRANVKMIELKLSQGAKPGHGGILPAAKNTPEVAAIRHVIPGTDVMSPPAHSAFSNPIEMMEFIHKMKELSDFKPVGFKMCIGDKQEFIDICRAMQTTQIFPDFISIDGSEGGTGAAPLEFTDNLGMPLYDALAFVTKTLIAFGLKRHIKLLVSSRIVTGFDLLKVIALGADACYSARGMMFALGCIQALKCNEDVCPVGVATQQPHLYKGLDVNDKYVRVAQFHRNTLRATVEIMEACGFKTLADVNADKFFRKVDAVNTLSFQEIYFGREGKLIESHTDFEARVF, encoded by the coding sequence ATGACCGTTAGAAAATTAATTCTTGGTACCATGATCGTAATCAATTTGATTATTATCTCCTTTGGTCTTATTTTTACTCCACAATGGTTTTGGTTGCTTGTTATACCAATGCCTCTTTTATTTGTTGCTCTATATCATAGTTTCCAACACAAACATGCTATCTTAAGGAACTATCCTTTAGTGGGATATTTCCGTTATTTCTTTGAGTCTATTCGTCCAGAATTACGTCAATATTTCTGGGAGTCTGACACAGATGGCCGTCCTTTCAATAGAAGACAACGGTCTATCGTATATCAACGTGCCAAAAATCAAAGGGAAACTGTGGCATTTGGTATGCAAACAGATCCTCAAGCTGTAGGTAATGAATGGGCTGCTCATTCTGTTTTTCCTTGTCATATAGAGAGTCATGACTTAAGAACCACTGTTGGTAACGAATCTTGTAAACATCCTTATAGCTTAAGTGTATTCAATATTTCAGCTATGAGTTATGGCGCTTTAAGTAAAACAGCTATTACAGCTTTAAATAAAGGAGCGCAATTACAAAATTTTGCACACAATACAGGAGAAGGTGGTATTAGCGATTACCACAACAGTGGGGGGGATTTAATTTGGCAAGTAGGTACCGGATATTTTGGATGTAGAACACATGATGGCAAATTTGATGCTGAGCTATATAGAGAGAAGACTTCACGCGCCAATGTAAAAATGATTGAGTTGAAATTATCTCAAGGAGCTAAGCCTGGTCATGGTGGTATACTTCCTGCTGCTAAAAACACACCTGAGGTTGCTGCAATTCGTCACGTCATTCCTGGTACAGATGTTATGTCACCGCCCGCACACAGTGCATTTTCTAATCCAATTGAAATGATGGAATTTATTCACAAAATGAAAGAATTGAGTGATTTCAAACCTGTAGGATTTAAAATGTGTATCGGTGACAAGCAAGAGTTTATAGACATTTGTCGTGCGATGCAAACTACTCAAATATTTCCAGATTTTATTTCTATTGATGGATCTGAGGGGGGAACGGGTGCTGCGCCATTAGAATTTACAGATAATTTAGGAATGCCTTTGTATGATGCTTTAGCATTTGTAACCAAGACCTTGATTGCATTTGGATTAAAAAGACATATCAAATTATTAGTATCGAGTAGAATTGTTACTGGGTTTGACTTATTGAAAGTAATTGCCCTTGGAGCAGATGCTTGTTATAGCGCAAGGGGAATGATGTTTGCTTTAGGATGTATCCAAGCACTCAAATGTAACGAAGATGTTTGTCCTGTTGGAGTTGCTACACAACAACCTCATTTATATAAAGGATTAGATGTGAATGATAAATATGTACGTGTTGCTCAATTTCATCGTAATACTTTACGTGCTACTGTCGAAATCATGGAAGCTTGCGGTTTTAAAACCTTAGCAGATGTTAATGCTGATAAATTCTTCCGAAAAGTAGATGCTGTCAATACGCTAAGCTTTCAAGAAATTTATTTTGGAAGGGAAGGCAAGCTAATCGAAAGTCACACAGACTTTGAAGCTAGAGTATTTTAA
- a CDS encoding Rossmann-like and DUF2520 domain-containing protein, translated as MNIVILGSGNIATHFAHNFYNKGHKIVQIFSQQKVNAQALAFVVNAEAINQISAINPDADLYIIAISDQAILAIIEKLPDTLNGIVIHCSGATDIQVLNKFKRYGIIYPPQSISKNQDSDFSLIPFCIEGDNSITFNILFNLIQEIAPKSIACTSYQRLAIHVASVFSNNFANALFQISYDLLFQNDLPFDLIRPIILETALKVQSKLPKDVQTGPAIRNDEITIKKHLDFISDQENWKQIYQLLSQEIVKRKN; from the coding sequence ATGAACATTGTTATCTTAGGAAGTGGGAACATAGCAACACATTTTGCTCATAACTTCTATAATAAAGGTCACAAAATAGTACAAATATTCAGTCAACAAAAGGTCAATGCGCAAGCATTGGCCTTTGTTGTAAATGCAGAAGCAATTAATCAAATTTCCGCTATAAATCCAGACGCTGACTTATATATCATCGCGATTAGTGATCAAGCTATATTAGCGATAATAGAAAAGCTTCCTGACACTTTGAATGGCATTGTTATACATTGCTCTGGAGCGACTGACATACAAGTATTAAATAAATTCAAACGGTATGGTATCATTTATCCCCCTCAATCCATTTCCAAAAATCAAGATTCAGATTTTAGTTTGATACCCTTCTGTATTGAGGGAGACAACTCGATAACTTTTAATATCTTATTTAATCTTATACAAGAAATAGCTCCTAAGTCTATTGCTTGCACTTCATATCAAAGGCTTGCCATTCATGTCGCATCTGTATTTTCAAATAACTTTGCGAACGCACTCTTTCAAATCAGTTATGATCTTTTATTTCAAAACGATCTACCTTTTGATTTGATTCGTCCTATTATATTGGAAACTGCTCTAAAAGTCCAATCCAAGCTGCCAAAGGATGTTCAAACTGGCCCAGCAATAAGAAATGACGAAATCACGATAAAAAAGCATTTGGATTTTATCAGTGATCAGGAGAATTGGAAACAAATCTATCAACTATTATCACAAGAGATTGTAAAAAGAAAAAACTAA
- a CDS encoding heme lyase CcmF/NrfE family subunit: protein MDVNFVGENLLPGKIGQFFVILSFGTALLSFISYYFATVNKNKEDKSWLIIARIAFWINTISIIAIGVILFYIIHNHLFEYHYAWAHSSKALPTHYIISSFWEGQEGSFLLWMFWQSVLGSVLFFKAKDWESPVMTFIMLCQVFLASMIVGVQIFGFHFGSSPFILLRDAIQAPIFSKPDYLSLIPDGNGLNPLLQNYWMVIHPPTLFLGFASMVVPFAYAAAGLWTKRYKEWITLGLPWALFAVMVLGAGIIMGSFWAYEALNFGGFWAWDPVENASIIPWFTLIAAVHVMIANKNSGHSYFTATFLALISFVLVIYASYLTRSGILGETSVHAFTDLGLNVQLIAFNVVFFVITIVLLVVRKKHMPSTQKEEDIYSREFWLFIGALVLTVACVQIIASTSIPVYNAIFGTKIAPPLDPVKHYNRWQSGFAVIIMILTSITQFLKYKKTDPKKFFASTIASLIVAVILTAAVSYITKTYTNLIFILITFSSIFCILANIRVLAGAVKGKWKLAGSAVAHIGFGLLLIGAMIAASTNEVISINNTGYIAVSGFDKVEKPGDNLFLTEGEPVQMGEYRITYVGDSVAEPNVFYKIKYESIDEESGKAKSSFVLMPFAQNNPKMGGLIGTPATKHYITHDIYTLITAAASDLQAKNANIPADKKTGFEDYEEPATYEVNVGDTLRYRNGFFVIESVNKNAHLENIPKGEKDVIVGLKIKVIASDKKEYNVEPVFLIKDGTSYDFNKDVNDQGLRFRFSNILPKKDKLEIMVYQKPLPEKKWIVFKAIKFPYINFFWCGTIIMTIGFFMSIFKRNKEIKRLDQKQS, encoded by the coding sequence ATGGATGTAAACTTCGTAGGTGAAAACCTATTACCTGGAAAAATAGGACAGTTTTTTGTTATTCTTTCATTCGGAACAGCATTATTATCTTTTATAAGTTATTATTTTGCTACTGTCAATAAAAATAAAGAAGATAAGTCTTGGTTAATAATTGCCCGAATTGCTTTTTGGATAAATACCATTTCAATTATAGCTATCGGCGTAATTTTATTCTACATTATACACAATCATTTATTTGAATATCACTATGCTTGGGCGCATAGTTCAAAAGCATTACCTACACATTATATCATTTCCAGTTTCTGGGAAGGCCAAGAGGGTAGCTTTTTGTTATGGATGTTTTGGCAAAGTGTGTTGGGGTCGGTTTTATTTTTTAAAGCAAAAGATTGGGAAAGCCCTGTCATGACCTTCATCATGTTGTGTCAGGTCTTTTTAGCATCAATGATCGTTGGGGTTCAAATTTTTGGATTTCATTTTGGTAGCTCTCCTTTTATTTTACTGAGAGATGCTATCCAGGCGCCAATATTTAGTAAACCCGACTACTTATCTTTAATTCCTGATGGAAATGGATTAAATCCTTTATTACAAAATTATTGGATGGTGATTCATCCCCCGACCCTATTTTTAGGATTTGCATCCATGGTGGTTCCCTTTGCTTATGCTGCAGCAGGTTTATGGACAAAACGCTATAAAGAATGGATAACACTAGGATTACCATGGGCACTTTTTGCTGTAATGGTATTGGGAGCTGGTATCATCATGGGCTCATTTTGGGCGTATGAAGCACTTAACTTTGGTGGATTTTGGGCATGGGATCCTGTTGAAAATGCATCTATTATTCCTTGGTTTACTTTGATTGCAGCTGTTCACGTAATGATTGCCAATAAAAATTCAGGGCATTCTTACTTCACTGCTACATTTTTAGCTTTAATCAGTTTTGTATTGGTAATCTATGCATCATACTTAACCAGAAGTGGTATTCTCGGCGAAACATCTGTACACGCTTTTACTGATTTAGGATTAAATGTCCAATTAATTGCGTTCAATGTGGTATTTTTTGTTATTACCATTGTTCTACTGGTGGTTCGTAAAAAACATATGCCCAGTACTCAAAAAGAAGAAGATATCTATTCTCGAGAGTTTTGGTTATTTATTGGAGCATTGGTGTTAACAGTTGCTTGTGTTCAGATAATCGCATCAACTTCTATTCCTGTTTATAATGCCATCTTCGGAACTAAGATTGCTCCTCCATTAGATCCAGTTAAACATTATAATAGATGGCAATCGGGCTTTGCTGTTATTATTATGATTTTGACTTCAATCACACAATTCTTAAAGTACAAGAAGACTGATCCAAAGAAATTTTTTGCCTCTACTATCGCATCACTAATTGTAGCCGTTATATTGACCGCTGCGGTTTCGTATATTACGAAAACATATACCAACTTAATTTTTATCTTAATTACGTTCTCTTCTATATTTTGCATATTAGCGAATATCCGTGTATTAGCTGGCGCTGTAAAGGGAAAATGGAAATTGGCAGGTTCAGCTGTGGCGCATATTGGTTTTGGTTTATTGTTAATTGGTGCAATGATAGCAGCATCAACTAATGAGGTAATTTCGATCAACAATACTGGCTATATTGCTGTATCTGGATTCGATAAAGTGGAAAAACCAGGCGACAATCTATTCTTAACCGAAGGAGAACCTGTCCAAATGGGTGAATACCGAATCACTTATGTAGGAGATAGTGTTGCTGAACCAAATGTTTTCTATAAAATCAAATATGAAAGTATTGATGAGGAAAGTGGAAAAGCTAAAAGTTCATTTGTTCTTATGCCTTTCGCTCAAAATAACCCAAAAATGGGTGGGCTGATTGGTACTCCTGCAACCAAACATTACATTACCCATGATATTTATACGTTAATTACAGCAGCAGCTTCAGATTTACAAGCCAAAAATGCAAATATTCCTGCAGATAAAAAGACTGGTTTTGAAGATTATGAAGAACCTGCCACTTATGAAGTCAATGTAGGAGATACTCTTCGTTATCGTAATGGCTTTTTTGTAATTGAAAGTGTCAATAAAAATGCGCATCTAGAAAATATCCCTAAAGGAGAAAAAGATGTTATTGTAGGTTTGAAAATCAAAGTCATAGCTTCTGATAAAAAAGAATATAACGTAGAGCCTGTCTTCCTAATAAAAGATGGTACTTCTTATGATTTCAATAAAGATGTCAATGATCAGGGATTACGTTTCCGTTTTTCCAACATCTTGCCTAAAAAAGACAAATTGGAAATCATGGTTTATCAAAAACCATTACCTGAGAAAAAATGGATTGTATTCAAAGCGATTAAGTTCCCTTACATTAATTTTTTCTGGTGTGGTACAATTATCATGACAATTGGATTCTTTATGTCTATCTTTAAAAGAAATAAGGAAATAAAACGATTAGATCAAAAGCAAAGCTAA
- a CDS encoding cytochrome c maturation protein CcmE, producing MKKSSIILIVIIAVAIAMILVIYTDSSTYSTFTEAKEKKTELYVVGVLNKQKALHYDPKTNANHFSFFMYDNDSTECQIVFNGSKPQDIERSEQIVLTGKMDGNVFHATKILMKCPSKYNQDQVEVIETNATAFNN from the coding sequence ATGAAAAAAAGTTCCATTATTCTAATCGTTATCATTGCTGTTGCAATTGCTATGATTCTTGTCATATATACAGATTCAAGTACCTACTCAACTTTTACTGAAGCGAAGGAAAAAAAGACTGAACTGTATGTGGTCGGTGTATTAAATAAACAAAAAGCTTTGCATTATGATCCAAAAACGAATGCTAATCATTTTTCATTTTTCATGTATGACAACGATAGTACGGAATGTCAAATTGTTTTTAATGGTTCAAAGCCACAAGATATTGAACGTTCTGAACAAATTGTATTAACAGGAAAAATGGATGGAAATGTTTTCCACGCGACAAAGATTTTGATGAAATGTCCTTCAAAATATAATCAAGATCAGGTAGAGGTTATTGAAACTAACGCTACTGCATTCAATAACTAA
- a CDS encoding lipid A deacylase LpxR family protein, producing the protein MKIFVYGITTIFLTVFIVQSVRSQTKVSNHEIVLQNDNDVYLFTAQDRYYTNGININYRIGLKLDTTKVKNRILDIEFGQKMYNGVDLKLDQKIKWDRPFAGYLYVSGEFNQYHKNDQVWSLKVELGQVGPLAQGEKVQEVIHDIFNMYHVSGWKDQISNELGVDVGIKYQKLFYRSKNKNFEISAIGSATLGMNHTNTGFSVPIRWGYLRSFDQSVFTKGHVNSQSNSKELFLYYTPSVNFHLYNATLQGGLGKRDPIKELYQIENVIVNHKIGCMVANKKSSFGLSYIFQSTEERKMLYKTHQYGSIFYGLRF; encoded by the coding sequence ATGAAAATATTTGTGTATGGTATTACCACTATATTTTTGACTGTTTTTATTGTCCAATCTGTTCGTTCACAGACAAAAGTTTCTAATCATGAGATTGTTCTTCAAAATGATAATGATGTTTATCTATTTACAGCCCAAGATCGATATTATACAAATGGTATCAATATCAACTACCGGATAGGGTTAAAATTGGATACTACGAAAGTGAAAAATCGTATACTGGATATCGAATTTGGCCAAAAGATGTATAATGGGGTAGATCTAAAGCTGGATCAAAAAATTAAATGGGATAGACCCTTTGCTGGCTATTTATATGTATCAGGCGAATTCAATCAATATCATAAAAATGATCAGGTATGGAGTTTGAAAGTCGAACTTGGACAGGTCGGTCCTCTTGCACAAGGAGAAAAAGTTCAGGAAGTTATACATGATATTTTTAACATGTATCATGTGTCAGGTTGGAAAGACCAGATTTCAAATGAATTAGGTGTAGATGTGGGTATCAAGTATCAAAAACTATTTTATAGATCAAAGAATAAGAATTTTGAAATCTCTGCTATTGGATCAGCTACCTTAGGAATGAATCATACAAATACAGGGTTTAGTGTACCTATTCGATGGGGGTATCTACGCTCTTTTGATCAATCTGTTTTTACTAAAGGGCATGTCAATAGTCAATCAAACAGTAAAGAATTATTTCTTTATTATACACCCTCAGTTAATTTTCATCTCTATAATGCTACTCTACAAGGTGGTTTAGGAAAACGTGATCCCATAAAAGAGCTATATCAGATCGAAAATGTAATTGTCAATCATAAAATTGGATGTATGGTAGCAAACAAAAAATCTTCATTTGGATTATCTTATATTTTTCAATCAACAGAAGAACGCAAGATGCTTTATAAGACACATCAATATGGTAGTATTTTTTATGGATTAAGATTCTAG